In Centroberyx gerrardi isolate f3 chromosome 11, fCenGer3.hap1.cur.20231027, whole genome shotgun sequence, the following are encoded in one genomic region:
- the nufip2 gene encoding FMR1-interacting protein NUFIP2: protein MEEQPKDRAQERHYYHHGEDRNPIQHTTCLKNDQTHFQHQHQETQTKKTGNKKVNISDEEGEKNPHPFDTVGMSHPPNSNGNRHIINANVKQKSTQKLYTTVPKVSSKSLDHKKSMDLKNDKEKALDLNHHEGQPLDKKDSVLLQNGVVNCGFIANGYSCKDNDGSGSEGGYTTPKKRKARCNSVKNTDNVIREKEKDMQQGNTTQEPGAFNLEPTEKGVSSRLDGFRAVHKVEAQSAARRAVASEASMGESQRKNSDGKTVGTFGKKFEERHKAKLSSPSKEDSWTLFKPPPVFPVDNSSAKIVPKISYASKVKENLNKVAQAGGEALPPPVRLSQVPMSAMKTITSASFTNGPVSGNGNGCPSVGTFFAPAASSIPPAPSLPSGENVASSLESNCSSTTSPVDAEAYELRKCTLLIYPLNMQPVLPSARQLDPPAAQTNQKALGDIFQNQWGLSFINEPNLGPEGGSGQMTAEDKTTVVAPQGECQAVPAKAAHPCFDASPSIPEPVTLAQDPEKRTCAPSNVSNACSPACVMSEEDTKMHPSGQEKTKAEAKSPGSAVSAPSKDNGAKPVQGLLTTLSFGSSKEQAHSKDIGRRCSWGSFDIKAAVIYHTKEMEYIFNLQKQDPKRVVVYDETKDGPDQ from the exons ATGGAGGAACAGCCCAAAGATCGGGCACAAGAGAGGCATTATTACCACCACGGAGAGGATAGAAATCCTATTCAACATACAACTTGTCTAAAAAATGATCAGACCCACTTCCAGCACCAGCATCAGGAAACGCAGACGAAGAAAACAG GcaataaaaaagtaaacatcagtgacgaggagggggagaagaatCCACATCCATTTGATACTGTTGGTATGTCGCATCCCCCCAACAGCAATGGTAACAGACACATAATTAATGCAAACGTGAAACAGAAGTCAACACAAAAGCTGTACACGACTGTTCCAAAAGTGAGCAGCAAAAGTTTGGACCATAAGAAGAGTATGGACCTTAAAAATGACAAGGAAAAGGCTCTGGATTTGAATCACCATGAGGGCCAACCTTTGGATAAGAAAGACTCTGTGTTGCTTCAAAATGGCGTTGTAAACTGTGGCTTCATTGCAAATGGCTATTCCTGCAAGGACAATGATGGCAGCGGCTCCGAAGGTGGATATACTACTCCGAAGAAACGCAAGGCCAGATGTAACAGTGTCAAGAACACTGACAATGTGAttagagaaaaggagaaagacatGCAACAGGGCAACACTACACAGGAGCCTGGGGCTTTTAATCTTGAGCCAACTGAGAAGGGAGTAAGTTCAAGACTTGATGGCTTCAGAGCTGTCCATAAAGTAGAGGCTCAATCAGCAGCTAGACGGGCAGTTGCCTCTGAGGCTTCAATGGGGGAATCTCAGAGGAAAAACTCGGATGGCAAAACAGTAGGCACCTTTGGTAAAAAGTTTGAGGAAAGGCACAAAGCCAAGCTTTCCTCACCTTCAAAAGAGGACTCATGGACTTTGTTCAAGCCCCCTCCAGTATTTCCTGTGGACAATAGCAGTGCTAAAATTGTGCCCAAGATCAGTTATGCAAGTAAAGTAAAGGAGAACCTCAACAAAGTAGCCCAAGCTGGGGGAGAGGCACTGCCTCCTCCTGTTAGACTGTCACAGGTCCCTATGTCTGCTATGAAAACTATCACCTCAGCTAGCTTTACTAATGGTCCTGTTTCTGGAAATGGAAACGGCTGCCCGTCAGTGGGTACCTTCTTTGCTCCTGCTGCTAGTAGTATTCCACCAGCCCCATCTCTCCCAAGTGGAGAGAATGTAGCATCTTCTTTGGAAAGTAACTGTAGCTCTACAACCAGTCCCGTAGATGCAGAAGCTTATGAGCTTAGAAAGTGTACTCTTTTAATTTACCCTTTAAATATGCAACCTGTGCTCCCTAGTGCTCGCCAACTTGACCCACCGGCTGCTCAGACAAATCAGAAAGCCTTGGGAGATATCTTCCAGAATCAGTGGGGGCTTTCCTTCATCAACGAGCCCAACTTGGGGCCAGAAGGAGGAAGTGGGCAGATGACTGCGGAGGACAAGACTACTGTGGTCGCACCTCAAGGCGAGTGTCAGGCTGTTCCAGCCAAGGCTGCTCACCCATGCTTTGATGCTAGCCCATCAATCCCAGAGCCAGTCACATTGGCTCAAGACCCTGAGAAAAGGACTTGTGCCCCTAGCAATGTGTCTAATGCTTGTTCCCCTGCTTGTGTGATGAGTGAGGAGGACACTAAGATGCATCCTTCTGGCCAGGAAAAGACAAAAGCTGAGGCCAAGAGTCCAGGTTCTGCTGTGTCAGCCCCCAGTAAAGACAACGGTGCTAAGCCTGTACAGGGCCTGCTGACCACCTTGTCGTTTGGCTCATCTAAAGAACAGGCCCACTCTAAAGACATTGGCAGGAGGTGTAGCTGGGGGTCGTTTGATATTAAAGCTGCTGTCATTTATCACACTAAAG AAATGGAATACATTTTCAATTTGCAAAAACAAG ATCCAAAAAGAGTAGTGGTTTATGATGAGACCAAGGATGGACCTGATCAGTGA